A single genomic interval of Zingiber officinale cultivar Zhangliang chromosome 4A, Zo_v1.1, whole genome shotgun sequence harbors:
- the LOC121969728 gene encoding probable amidase At4g34880 produces the protein MAALPSFSLFLLLLLTASQLQAFEFHEATVDSINQAFAAGHLTSRQLVEFYLDQIRRLNPLLRAVIEVSPDALREADRADAERSSGRLRSGGLHGIPVLLKENIGTRGPLNTTAGSFALLGSVVPQDAGVVGRLRRAGAVILGTASLSEWAHFRGDYIPNGWSARGGQGRNPYNLSADPCGSSSGSGIAAAANMAAVTLGTETDGSILCPSTLNSVVGIKPTVGLTSRAGVIPISPRQDSVGPICRTVSDAVQVLEVIAGYDARDSATVEAVKYIPKGGYKQFLKIDGLKGKRLGILKDYFDYPLGSVEAKAFEKHFQTMRNKGAILIENLQIPNTTAIETIGYTTEQIALSAEFKLALNSYLSALPYSPVRTLADVIDFNKKHKIKEKVNEYGQDILLEAENTTGIGPRERDAIALLNELSVKGLERLMAEQRLDAIVTAAALDRLVSNVLAFRGYPGITVPAGYARYGIPFGLCFGGLRGSEPKLIEIAYAFEQATLVRKPPELQMFRRNL, from the exons ATGGCGGCGCTTCCTTCCTTCTCCCtcttcctgctgctgctgctcacCGCTAGCCAACTCCAAGCTTTCGAGTTCCACGAGGCCACTGTGGATAGCATCAACCAAGCCTTCGCCGCCGGACACCTTACCTCGCGGCAGCTCGTCGAGTTCTATCTCGACCAGATCCGCCGACTCAACCCGCTCCTCCGCGCCGTGATCGAGGTCAGCCCCGACGCGCTCCGCGAGGCCGATCGCGCCGACGCTGAGCGGAGCAGCGGGCGGCTCCGCAGCGGCGGTCTCCACGGCATCCCGGTCCTCCTTAAGGAAAACATCGGGACTCGCGGTCCTCTCAACACCACGGCCGGCTCCTTCGCCCTGCTGGGATCCGTCGTGCCCCAGGACGCCGGTGTGGTGGGTCGGCTACGGCGCGCCGGGGCCGTGATCCTGGGCACGGCCAGCCTCAGCGAATGGGCCCATTTCCGGGGGGACTACATCCCCAACGGGTGGAGCGCCCGCGGCGGCCAGGGCCGG AATCCGTACAATTTGTCAGCCGATCCGTGCGGGTCGAGCAGCGGATCAGGGATAGCGGCGGCGGCGAACATGGCGGCGGTGACGCTGGGGACGGAGACGGACGGGTCGATCCTGTGCCCGTCGACGTTGAACTCGGTGGTAGGGATAAAGCCCACAGTCGGACTCACTAGCCGAGCCGGCGTCATCCCCATCTCACCCAGACAAGACTCAGTTGG ACCCATATGTCGAACAGTGTCCGATGCGGTTCAGGTCCTGGAGGTGATAGCTGGGTACGATGCCAGGGACAGTGCAACAGTAGAGGCAGTGAAATACATACCCAAAGGGGGATACAAGCAGTTCCTCAAGATTGATGGTTTGAAAGGCAAGAGGCTTGGCATACTCAAGGACTACTTTGATTACCCACTTGGCTCAGTGGAAGCCAAAGCCTTTGAAAAACACTTCCAGACCATGAG GAACAAGGGCGCAATCTTGATCGAAAACCTTCAAATACCAAACACGACAGCCATCGAAACCATTGGATACACCACTGAGCAAATTGCACTGTCTGCCGAGTTCAAACTAGCCCTCAACTCATACCTGTCTGCGTTGCCATATTCCCCTGTAAGAACTCTTGCAGATGTCATAGATTTCAacaagaagcacaagatcaag GAAAAGGTGAACGAATATGGCCAAGACATCTTACTGGAAGCTGAAAACACAACAGGAATTGGTCCCCGGGAAAGAGATGCCATTGCACTGCTCAATGAGCTATCAGTCAAGGGGCTTGAGAGGCTGATGGCGGAGCAGAGACTGGATGCAATTGTGACCGCAGCTGCATTAGATAGGTTAGTATCCAATGTTCTCGCATTTAGGGGCTACCCTGGAATTACTGTGCCTGCAGGGTATGCGAGATATGGGATTCCCTTCGGGCTCTGTTTTGGTGGACTGAGAGGTTCGGAGCCAAAGTTGATTGAGATTGCTTATGCATTTGAGCAAGCAACTCTTGTTCGGAAGCCTCCAGAACTGCAGATGTTTAGGAGGAATTTGTAG